In a single window of the Arachis hypogaea cultivar Tifrunner chromosome 6, arahy.Tifrunner.gnm2.J5K5, whole genome shotgun sequence genome:
- the LOC112695784 gene encoding uncharacterized protein, which yields MARAMKIFSLMAICVIMVAQQVAAIEEVAGAPSHGPKGPELIKFLCSMSPKKDLCLKVLFSDPSELAGAGLTDLAVVALRAASLDASSMLDDVTRFIDDPDMSPAIQQGLSDCKENVLDAGMQLDDAVASLLQGADRDAHTWLRAAYAAIDTCDASIPGDDDILSVKSRQLRTLVDLATAITNFLPNKNFQN from the coding sequence ATGGCACGCGCCATGAAAATCTTCTCATTGATGGCAATCTGCGTGATCATGGTGGCACAGCAAGTTGCGGCAATCGAGGAGGTAGCCGGGGCACCAAGCCATGGACCCAAGGGACCAGAACTGATCAAGTTTCTTTGCTCCATGTCACCAAAAAAGGATCTGTGCCTGAAAGTGTTGTTCTCTGATCCATCAGAGTTAGCCGGCGCAGGCCTGACCGACTTGGCAGTGGTGGCACTGAGGGCGGCGTCCCTGGACGCCTCCAGCATGCTGGACGACGTTACCAGATTCATCGATGATCCAGACATGAGCCCGGCCATCCAGCAGGGTTTGTCTGACTGCAAGGAGAACGTCTTGGACGCCGGAATGCAGCTGGATGATGCCGTTGCTTCCTTGTTGCAGGGTGCTGACAGAGACGCACACACCTGGCTCCGCGCTGCTTATGCCGCCATTGACACCTGCGATGCTTCTATTCCCGGAGATGATGATATTCTCTCCGTTAAGAGCAGGCAGCTCCGTACCCTTGTCGACCTTGCCACCGCCATCACCAATTTCTTGCCAAATAAGAACTTCCAAAACTAG
- the LOC112805252 gene encoding RING-H2 finger protein ATL5, translating into MALDPDIEEKYVHNSKVMLGSAILLVILILVIILYRSYAHFCARRRRHLFPHTLPASSTSATAPVFNDRLDPTILKSLPTFTFSSAVHRPLQDCAVCLSEFEDGDKGRVLPNCSHAFHCQCIDAWFASHSNCPLCRSPVKRVTTPVEACSIPVSVELAVEVEAGGCSSLPPPVMCPRKPLNVVVEIPEEERGLDHRILSLKKFCSV; encoded by the coding sequence ATGGCATTGGACCCAGATATTGAAGAAAAGTATGTTCACAACAGCAAGGTCATGCTAGGATCTGCAATTCTTCTCGTTATACTCATCCTCGTAATCATCCTATATCGTTCTTATGCTCACTTCTGCGCACGCCGCCGCCGCCATCTCTTCCCTCACACTCTTCCAGCTTCTTCCACTTCCGCCACCGCCCCTGTTTTCAACGACCGACTGGATCCAACCATTCTCAAGTCCCTACCGACCTTTACTTTCTCCTCCGCCGTGCACCGCCCCCTGCAAGACTGCGCCGTCTGCCTTTCGGAGTTCGAAGACGGAGACAAGGGCCGTGTGCTGCCGAATTGCAGCCACGCGTTCCACTGCCAATGCATCGACGCGTGGTTCGCATCTCACTCCAACTGCCCTCTCTGCCGGTCACCGGTTAAACGGGTTACCACACCGGTTGAAGCGTGCTCGATTCCGGTTTCAGTTGAATTAGCGGTTGAAGTGGAAGCTGGTGGTTGCTCGTCGCTTCCTCCGCCGGTGATGTGCCCTAGGAAGCCGTTGAATGTGGTGGTGGAGATTCCGGAAGAGGAGAGAGGGTTGGATCATCGGATTCTTTCGCTGAAGAAGTTTTGCAGCGTGTAG
- the LOC112695785 gene encoding epoxide hydrolase 1 isoform X1, protein MEKIEHTWVNTNGIKMHVASIGSGPAVLFLHGFPELWYSWRHQLLSLSAQGYRCIAPDLRGYGDTDAPPSPSSYSALHIVSDLVGLLDALRIDQVFLVGHDWGAAMAWYFCLFRPDRIKALVNMSVVFRPRNPKWKPLQSLRAMLGDDYYICRFQKPGEAEEEFARAGTSRIIKTFLVSRDPRPPCVPKEIGFGGSPNLQLALPSWLTEEDVNYYASKFDQKGFTGGLNYYRAIDLTWELTAPWTGVQIKVPVKFIVGDLDVTYNTPGVKEYIHGGGFKKEVPFLQELVVMEGVAHFINQERPDEISAHIHDFIKKF, encoded by the exons ATGGAGAAGATAGAACACACGTGGGTCAACACCAACGGTATTAAAATGCACGTGGCATCCATAGGTTCAGGCCCCGCCGTCCTCTTCCTCCATGGCTTCCCTGAGCTCTGGTACTCATGGCGCCACCAGCTCCTCTCCCTCTCCGCCCAAGGCTACCGCTGCATCGCCCCCGACCTCCGCGGCTACGGCGACACCGACGCCCCTCCTTCCCCCTCCTCCTACTCCGCTCTCCACATCGTCAGCGACCTCGTCGGACTCCTCGACGCCCTCCGCATCGACCAGGTCTTCCTCGTCGGCCACGACTGGGGAGCCGCTATGGCTTGGTACTTCTGTTTGTTCAGGCCCGATCGGATCAAGGCCTTGGTCAACATGAGCGTCGTTTTCCGTCCCAGAAACCCTAAGTGGAAGCCCCTTCAGAGTTTGAGGGCTATGCTTGGCGATGATTACTACATCTGCAGGTTCCAG AAACCTGGGGAGGCCGAAGAAGAGTTTGCCCGAGCTGGAActtcaagaataataaaaacatttCTTGTGTCGCGCGATCCACGCCCACCTTGTGTGCCCAAGGAGATCGGATTTGGCGGTTCACCTAATCTTCAGCTTGCTTTACCTTCATGGCTGACTGAAGAAGATGTCAATTATTATGCTAGCAAATTTGACCAGAAAGGCTTCACAGGCGGGCTAAATTACTATCGAGCTATTGACCT AACCTGGGAGCTGACAGCACCGTGGACTGGAGTACAGATCAAAGTTCCAGTGAAGTTCATTGTGGGAGACCTGGATGTTACCTATAACACTCCGGGTGTTAAGGAATATATACATGGCGGTGGCTTCAAGAAAGAGGTGCCATTCCTGCAAGAACTGGTTGTAATGGAAGGAGTAGCTCACTTTATAAATCAGGAAAGGCCAGACGAGATCAGCGCCCATATACACGACTTCATAAAGAAATTTTAA
- the LOC112695785 gene encoding epoxide hydrolase 3 isoform X2 encodes MEKIEHTWVNTNGIKMHVASIGSGPAVLFLHGFPELWYSWRHQLLSLSAQGYRCIAPDLRGYGDTDAPPSPSSYSALHIVSDLVGLLDALRIDQVFLVGHDWGAAMAWYFCLFRPDRIKALVNMSVVFRPRNPKWKPLQSLRAMLGDDYYICRFQKPGEAEEEFARAGTSRIIKTFLVSRDPRPPCVPKEIGFGGSPNLQLALPSWLTEEDVNYYASKFDQKGFTGGLNYYRAIDLFGLHPLLHYILEFLPRTVTEQPGS; translated from the exons ATGGAGAAGATAGAACACACGTGGGTCAACACCAACGGTATTAAAATGCACGTGGCATCCATAGGTTCAGGCCCCGCCGTCCTCTTCCTCCATGGCTTCCCTGAGCTCTGGTACTCATGGCGCCACCAGCTCCTCTCCCTCTCCGCCCAAGGCTACCGCTGCATCGCCCCCGACCTCCGCGGCTACGGCGACACCGACGCCCCTCCTTCCCCCTCCTCCTACTCCGCTCTCCACATCGTCAGCGACCTCGTCGGACTCCTCGACGCCCTCCGCATCGACCAGGTCTTCCTCGTCGGCCACGACTGGGGAGCCGCTATGGCTTGGTACTTCTGTTTGTTCAGGCCCGATCGGATCAAGGCCTTGGTCAACATGAGCGTCGTTTTCCGTCCCAGAAACCCTAAGTGGAAGCCCCTTCAGAGTTTGAGGGCTATGCTTGGCGATGATTACTACATCTGCAGGTTCCAG AAACCTGGGGAGGCCGAAGAAGAGTTTGCCCGAGCTGGAActtcaagaataataaaaacatttCTTGTGTCGCGCGATCCACGCCCACCTTGTGTGCCCAAGGAGATCGGATTTGGCGGTTCACCTAATCTTCAGCTTGCTTTACCTTCATGGCTGACTGAAGAAGATGTCAATTATTATGCTAGCAAATTTGACCAGAAAGGCTTCACAGGCGGGCTAAATTACTATCGAGCTATTGACCT TTTCGGTCTGCATCCACTCCTTCATTATATTCTCGAATTCCTTCCGCGAACTGTGACAGAAC AACCTGGGAGCTGA
- the LOC112695786 gene encoding large ribosomal subunit protein eL18: MGIDLKAGGKSKKTKRTAPKSNDIYLKLLVKLYRFLVRRTGSNFNAVILKRLFMSKVNKPPLSLSRLIRYMKGKEGKIAVVVGAVTDDIRVYEVPALKVTALRFTETARARIEKAGGECLTFDQLALRAPLGQNTVLLRGPKNAREAVKHFGPAPGVPHSHTKPYGRAKGRKFERARGRRNSRGFRV, encoded by the exons ATG GGCATCGATTTGAAAGCAGGAGGTAAGTCGAAGAAGACCAAGCGTACAGCCCCCAAATCCAATGATATCTATCTCAAGCTCCTCGTCAAG CTATACCGTTTCCTTGTTCGGAGGACTGGTAGTAACTTCAACGCCGTCATCCTCAAGCGTCTTTTCATGAGCAAAGTCAACAAGCCACCGCTATCTCTCTCCCGCTTGATCCGTTACATGAAGGGAAAG GAGGGTAAGATAGCTGTAGTTGTGGGAGCTGTGACAGATGATATTAGGGTGTACGAAGTGCCTGCATTGAAGGTAACTGCCCTGAGATTCACTGAAACTGCCAGAGCTCGGATTGAGAAGGCTGGTGGCGAGTGTCTTACCTTTGATCAGCTTGCTCTTAGAGCTCCTCTTGGCCAGAACACA GTTCTTCTTAGAGGCCCTAAGAATGCCCGCGAGGCTGTCAAGCACTTTGGACCAGCACCTGGTGTGCCCCATAGTCACACCAAGCCCTACGGTCGTGCAAAGGGACGGAAATTTGAGCGTGCTAGAGGAAGAAGGAATAGCAGAGGCTTCAGAGTTTGA
- the LOC112695787 gene encoding exocyst complex component SEC15B — translation MHSSKPPRRKVAPANGDDSGDKLDQLLLSSAICNNEDLGPFIRKAFASGKPETLLHHLRQFARSKESEIEEVCKAHYQDFILAVDDLRSLLSDVDDLKSSLSDSNSKLQSVARPLLSSLDAFVETRNVSRNVNLAIESVHTCVELMEVCSRANRHLAGDNFYMALKCVDTLEREYLEKTPSTTLKRMLERKIPEIRSHIERKVSKEFGDWLVEIRVVSRNLGQLAIGQASAARQREEDLRIKQRQAEEQSRLSVRDCIYALEEEEDDEIAAGSGIGEDGYGNGGGIVGFDLTPLYRAYHIHQTLGLEERFKQYYYENRKLQLTSDFQVSSMTPFLESHQTFFAQIAGFFVVEDRVLRTGGGLILKMEVENLWDIAVSKMCSVLEDQFSRMQTANHLLLIKDYVSLLGVTLRRYGYPIDALLDVLSKHRDKYHELLLSDCRKQIAEALAADKFEQMLMKKEYEYSMNVLSFQIQTSDIVPAFPYVAPFSTTVPDCCRIVRSFIEDSVSFMSYGGQLEFYEIVKKYLDRLLTEVLDEALLKLINTSVSGVPQAMQMAANMTVFERACDFFFRHAAQLSGIPLRMVERSRRQFPLRKARDAAEETLSGLLKAKVDGFMLLIENVNWMADEPPQSGNEYVNEVIIYLEILVSTAQQILPTQVLKRVLQQVLSHISEKIVGALVSDSVKRFNVNAIIGFDVDIRLLEQFADNQASLFADGDADELKMALAESRQLVNLLLSNHPENFLNAVIRERSYNTLDHRKVVIVSEKLRDPSDRLFGTFGSRGARQNPKKKSLDTLIKRLKDVS, via the coding sequence ATGCACTCCTCCAAGCCCCCTCGCCGGAAAGTCGCTCCGGCGAACGGCGACGACTCCGGTGACAAGCTCGACCAACTCCTCCTTTCCTCTGCCATCTGCAACAACGAGGACCTCGGCCCCTTTATCCGCAAGGCCTTCGCCTCCGGTAAGCCGGAGACGCTCCTCCACCACCTCCGCCAGTTTGCGCGCTCCAAAGAGTCCGAGATCGAGGAGGTCTGCAAGGCACACTACCAGGACTTCATCCTCGCTGTCGATGACCTCCGATCTCTTCTCTCCGACGTCGACGACCTTAAGTCCTCCCTCTCTGACTCCAACTCTAAGCTCCAGTCCGTCGCGCGTCCTCTACTCTCATCGCTTGACGCCTTCGTCGAGACACGAAACGTCTCGCGGAACGTCAACCTCGCAATTGAATCGGTGCATACATGCGTGGAGCTGATGGAGGTGTGCTCACGCGCGAACCGCCACCTCGCCGGCGACAACTTCTACATGGCGCTAAAGTGTGTTGACACGCTCGAGAGGGAATACTTGGAGAAGACGCCGTCAACGACGCTGAAGAGGATGCTAGAGAGAAAGATCCCGGAGATCCGGTCGCACATAGAGAGGAAGGTGAGTAAGGAGTTCGGCGACTGGCTGGTTGAGATCCGAGTGGTGAGTCGCAACCTTGGACAGCTGGCGatcggccaagcttcagcagcgAGGCAGAGAGAAGAAGATCTCAGGATCAAGCAGCGCCAGGCAGAGGAGCAGAGCAGGCTCAGCGTTAGGGACTGCATTTACGCtttggaggaggaggaagatgatgAAATTGCCGCTGGTAGCGGTATCGGTGAGGATGGATACGGAAACGGAGGTGGAATTGTTGGTTTTGATTTGACTCCTTTGTACAGGGCTTACCATATTCACCAGACGTTAGGGTTGGAAGAGCGGTTCAAGCAGTATTACTATGAGAATCGGAAGCTTCAGTTGACTTCGGACTTTCAGGTATCTTCGATGACACCTTTCCTTGAATCGCATCAGACATTCTTTGCGCAGATTGCGGGTTTCTTTGTGGTAGAGGATAGGGTTTTGAGGACTGGCGGTGGTTTGATATTGAAGATGGAGGTTGAGAATTTGTGGGATATTGCTGTTAGCAAGATGTGTTCTGTGTTGGAGGATCAGTTCTCCAGAATGCAGACTGCCAATCATCTCTTGCTCATTAAGGACTATGTGAGCCTTTTGGGAGTGACTCTGCGGAGGTATGGGTACCCGATTGATGCATTGCTAGATGTTTTGAGCAAACACAGGGATAAATATCACGAGCTTCTGTTGTCAGATTGTCGGAAGCAGATTGCTGAGGCACTTGCTGCTGATAAGTTTGAGCAGATGTTGATGAAGAAAGAGTATGAATATTCCATGAATGTGCTTTCTTTCCAAATACAAACTTCGGATATTGTACCTGCTTTTCCTTATGTTGCACCATTTTCGACAACTGTGCCTGATTGTTGCCGCATTGTGCGGTCCTTCATTGAGGATTCTGTGAGTTTCATGTCTTATGGTGGGCAGCTTGAGTTCTATGAAATCGTTAAGAAATATTTAGACAGGCTTTTGACCGAGGTCTTAGATGAAGCTTTGTTAAAGCTTATTAATACATCAGTTAGTGGTGTGCCCCAGGCAATGCAAATGGCAGCAAATATGACTGTATTCGAGCGTGCATGTGATTTCTTCTTTCGCCATGCTGCACAGCTCTCAGGGATTCCATTGAGAATGGTGGAGAGAAGCAGGAGGCAGTTCCCACTTAGGAAAGCTCGAGATGCTGCAGAAGAGACCCTTTCTGGGCTACTTAAAGCCAAGGTTGATGGATTTATGTTGCTTATTGAGAATGTAAATTGGATGGCTGATGAGCCGCCACAGAGTGGAAATGAATATGTAAATGAGGTCATCATTTATTTGGAAATTTTGGTTTCAACTGCTCAACAGATACTGCCAACTCAAGTCCTCAAAAGAGTTCTACAGCAAGTTCTTTCTcacatatcagagaagatagttGGGGCTTTAGTTAGTGACTCTGTCAAGAGGTTTAATGTGAATGCTATTATTGGATTTGATGTGGACATCCGGCTTTTAGAACAATTTGCTGATAATCAGGCCTCACTTTTTGCCGATGGAGATGCTGATGAATTGAAGATGGCGCTTGCTGAATCAAGGCAATTGGTTAATTTGCTATTAAGCAATCATCCAGAGAACTTCTTGAATGCAGTGATTAGGGAGAGGAGTTACAATACTTTGGACCATAGGAAAGTAGTGATTGTTTCAGAGAAGTTGAGGGATCCTTCTGATCGGCTCTTTGGAACCTTTGGTAGTCGTGGAGCCAGGCAGAATCCAAAGAAGAAATCTCTGGATACATTGATAAAAAGGCTTAAGGATGTTAGCTGA